One genomic region from Gossypium hirsutum isolate 1008001.06 chromosome D13, Gossypium_hirsutum_v2.1, whole genome shotgun sequence encodes:
- the LOC107937951 gene encoding exosome complex exonuclease RRP46 homolog, whose protein sequence is MEVDREDGRSQNQLRPLACSRNILHRAHGSASWSQGDTKVLAAVYGPKAGTKKNENPEKACIEVIWKPKTGQIGKPEKEYEMILKRTLESVCILTVNPNTTTSIIVQVVNDDGALLPSAINAACMALVDAGIPMKHLAVAICCCVAKSGYVILDPTKLEEQKMKAFAYLVFPNSVHSVLPEGSLRVEGEPIENGIITSVTHGIMSVDDYFYCLERGRAASVKLSDFLRRNLQQQSTDSSKAG, encoded by the exons ATGGAGGTCGATAGGGAGGACGGACGCTCGCAGAACCAATTGAGACCTCTCGCCTGTTCTCGCAACATTCTCCATCGTGCTCATGGCTCTGCCAGTTGGTCTCAAG GAGATACGAAAGTACTTGCTGCTGTTTATGGGCCGAAAGCTGGAACTAAAAAGAATGAGAACCCTGAGAAAGCTTGCATTGAAGTTATTTGGAAGCCAAAAACAGGACAAATAG GGAAACCGGAAAAGGAATATGAGATGATATTGAAGAGGACCCTAGAGAGTGTTTGTATTTTGACAGTTAATCCTAATACTACAACGTCAATTATAGTCCAG GTTGTCAACGATGATGGTGCT CTTCTCCCGAGTGCCATAAATGCGGCATGTATGGCCCTTGTAGACGCAGGGATTCCTATGAAGCATCTTGCTG TCGCAATATGTTGTTGTGTGGCCAAGAGTGGATATGTTATATTGGATCCCACCAAGCTAGAAGAGCAG AAAATGAAGGCTTTTGCATATTTAGTCTTCCCAAACTCTGTCCATTCAGTCCTTCCTGAAGGATCACTAAGAGTGGAAGGTGAACCTATTGAAAATGGGATTATTACATCTGTCACTCATGGTATAATGTCAG TGGATGATTATTTTTACTGCTTAGAACGAGGGCGAGCTGCAAGTGTCAAATTGTCTGATTTTCTCAGGAGGAACTTGCAACAGCAGTCAACTGATTCATCCAAAGCTGGGTGA